The genomic interval CCATCCCGCATCTACGGCGCTTTTATCGATCGCCGCGGCGATATCATCGACCGTACCTTCAGCGTTCCTTACTACGTATTCGTAGACACCGAACTCATCGCCAGCCGACGAAGCGGACGGTGAAAATACCACCGTCATGACCAACATCACGGCAACAACAGCTATGAACCTGACATGATCCATGTTTTTCATTTTCTTCTCCCTGCCTGTAAAATTAACTGCATCCCACCTATCAGAACGACAACCCCACTCCGAACTCCCACTGGTCCATCTTCAGCTCTATTGTCTGCTGGCCCGGCTCCTGGAGCGGATGGTCGCCGCTCACGGTCTTCGAAAGCGCCCGAGTGACTACGAAGCTCAGTTCCCTGTCGATGCCGACCGCCTTACTTATTCCAAAAGTGATATGCTGCTCGATGACTCCAGGAGCAAGGATATTTAAGAGCAGTTCGGTCTCCGGCACAGGCTGGCTTCCGTATGAATATCCCCCCCGAAGCATCCATCCGGAATTGAGCAGATACCAGGCTCCCATCTTGTACACGGTCATATCCTCCCACCCGAACCCGGCCCCCTCGTCTTCACCAAGATCGTAGACGTTGAGATTCGGCCAGAGCGGATTCGCGATGGCCGCCACACTACTGTAAAATATCTGCTGAACGTCGAAGGCGAGTCCCATTCCCGTAAAGCCGAAGGCCACTCCGGCAGTCCATGTCGCCGGAATATCAAAATCGCCCTCTTCGGCAAACAGGCCCGAGTACTCTTCGAACTCACTCATCTTTATCTCTGACTGGACGGAAAATCCAAATGACATGAAGTCGAGCCATTCGCCCAGGTACCCGGCGCGGACACCGTAACCGAACGAATTGCTGTATCCGTTATCAGTCAGTTTCTCCATGTCATCCGAATACCCCATATCACCGAACGCGTTGAGGCCCTTTGCCTCAAATCTCTGCCAGGCCAGGATCGGTGAGACACCGAACCCGTGCCTCTCGGCAAAGACCATTGAAAAAGTCGGGGCAAGGAACATCTGCATCAGATCGATTCCAGCGGGACTGGTCCCGTCGAAAATCCCTCTCGGGTTGAAGACCTCTGCATCGTAATCTGTATTCATCCCGCCGTGACCGTACAGAGCTATTCCGAAGGTCGCCGTCTCGTCCTCGTTCAACCACCAGTTTGCGGCGATACTCGGTATGAAGAAGACGTTCGAACCGCTTTCATAAGTGCCCGGTGTCAGACCATAATCGGTCACCTCTGTAGATGGTTCGCCTGTGACAGAAAACTCCCTGTTCGGATTGAAAACGTAGAAACCTATTTCATAACCCGGTCCGGCAAGCGCCATCGCGCCGGGATTGTTCGCCGCCGCCATCGGACCAAGATAGAGAGCCACCCCCGCGCCTCCGATCGCCTTGTACTTTACACCCTGGCCATGAGAAAAGTATCCGTTTGTGGCGTATGCAATCTGAGGAACGATTGTGACAGACAGCAGGAAGACAACAGCCATGATCAGCATATTTGCCCGAATCGGCTTCTTCCATATTGATTCTACTTTAATAAATGGCCACATATTCACTCCTTTCGAGGAGGATAATAACCTTTGATCTTTTATCGTAATAATTCAGGTACATTCTGTAATCCCACATAGCTCTGTCATCACATCATTTCCGCAAGATTAACACTCTATGTCTGGATTCGCAATAAAATAATAATGGACTTTATCTTGTAATCTTTACAGATTACCTGATAGTAACTGTCGGCCGGGCATCCATCTTGCATCTTTCCGGGCAGGCAGCTAAATTACAATCAGGCGTTTGGGCGGGTGCTGATAGACATGTGGTGGAATGATGTATACATTTTCACGGAAGATCTCCCGTATGACTCTCGTTGTGACTTCCCTGTTGGTTTTCCTGTTTGCGGCATGCAATGACGGTAGCAGTTCGATAACGGCACCTGAGCAGCCCGGCACGCCTCTCCCCACTTCGGTTGATTCGATCGCGCCATCCATCCCGTCAGGAATCACCGCATCCGCTCTGTCTGATTCACAGATAGAGATCGGCTGGTCTGCAAGCAGTGATAATATCGGTGTCGGTGGATACCGCATTTTCAGAAACGACGAAGAGATAGGCACGACCCTTCTGCCCGCCTGGCTTGATTCGGGCCTCAGCGCCGATACGCCTTACAACTACAATGTATGCGCCTTCGATACCTCGGGCAATGAAAGCGAACTTTCAGAAACAGTGACAGCAACTACGCTGGAAACCGGTGGTGACGGCGAGACATTCCTCGTCGGACCCGGCAGAACATATACGACACTCCAGCAGGTCGTCTCTCAGCTTGAGCCCGGAG from Candidatus Latescibacterota bacterium carries:
- a CDS encoding outer membrane protein transport protein, whose product is MWPFIKVESIWKKPIRANMLIMAVVFLLSVTIVPQIAYATNGYFSHGQGVKYKAIGGAGVALYLGPMAAANNPGAMALAGPGYEIGFYVFNPNREFSVTGEPSTEVTDYGLTPGTYESGSNVFFIPSIAANWWLNEDETATFGIALYGHGGMNTDYDAEVFNPRGIFDGTSPAGIDLMQMFLAPTFSMVFAERHGFGVSPILAWQRFEAKGLNAFGDMGYSDDMEKLTDNGYSNSFGYGVRAGYLGEWLDFMSFGFSVQSEIKMSEFEEYSGLFAEEGDFDIPATWTAGVAFGFTGMGLAFDVQQIFYSSVAAIANPLWPNLNVYDLGEDEGAGFGWEDMTVYKMGAWYLLNSGWMLRGGYSYGSQPVPETELLLNILAPGVIEQHITFGISKAVGIDRELSFVVTRALSKTVSGDHPLQEPGQQTIELKMDQWEFGVGLSF